A section of the Rhodobacter sp. genome encodes:
- a CDS encoding cyclic nucleotide-binding domain-containing protein — MPDSEYRDIRKLDLFSRMADDHFAALMRGAYVQNFPAQIELITEGEPSDFLHIVISGSVDMFSTWNGRETSMATIRPIATFILAATIKDAPYLMSARTLEKSRIALIPSQDVRAIFDADSDFARAIVTELAQCYRSVIKAQKDLKLRTSLERLANYLLRQQRNAGGGASFDLAYEKRRLASVLGMTPENLSRAFKGLQPFGVSVAGTRITIDDQGDLARFAKPNPLIDDFTS, encoded by the coding sequence ATGCCCGATTCCGAATACCGGGACATTCGAAAACTGGACCTGTTTTCGCGTATGGCCGACGACCATTTTGCGGCCTTGATGCGCGGCGCCTATGTGCAGAATTTCCCCGCCCAGATCGAATTGATAACGGAAGGAGAGCCGAGCGACTTTCTGCACATCGTCATTTCCGGCTCGGTTGACATGTTTTCGACCTGGAATGGCCGGGAAACGAGCATGGCAACGATCCGGCCCATCGCGACCTTCATTCTGGCCGCGACGATCAAGGATGCGCCCTATCTGATGTCTGCGCGCACGCTCGAAAAGAGCCGGATCGCGCTGATCCCCAGCCAGGACGTGCGCGCGATCTTCGACGCCGACAGCGACTTTGCGCGGGCGATCGTGACCGAACTGGCGCAATGCTATCGCTCGGTCATCAAGGCGCAGAAGGATCTCAAGCTCAGGACCTCGCTCGAACGTCTTGCGAATTATCTGCTCAGGCAACAACGCAATGCCGGCGGCGGGGCGTCGTTCGATCTGGCCTATGAGAAGCGCCGCCTGGCCTCGGTGCTGGGCATGACCCCCGAAAACCTCAGCCGCGCTTTCAAGGGCCTGCAACCCTTTGGCGTGAGCGTGGCCGGCACCCGGATCACCATCGACGACCAGGGGGACCTGGCACGCTTTGCGAAACCCAATCCCTTGATTGACGATTTCACCTCGTGA
- a CDS encoding NnrS family protein, which yields MSTTAERMRAWTGPAILAFGFRPFFLGAGVWAIGMMGLWLVMLSGATPLRTAFDPVSWHAHEFLFGYLSAVVAGFLLTAVPNWTGRLPIVGWPLGGLFALWVLGRVAVGMSLVLPPFVVAVADLAMPAALGLVLGREIVAGKNWRNLVVLALLSVFALANGLFHWEAAHGRYAAQGYGLRLGLAAGLMMIAVIGGRVVPSFTRNWLVRRAPGRLPTPPMQTFDKAALIVLLVALGLWVAVPQAALTGAALGVAGMVHLIRLGRWAGHRTLDEPLVTVLHVGYAFLPLGALALSVESLVPGTFGGAAAQHLWMAGAIGLMTLAVMTRATLGHTGQALTAGPGTVAIYAALVVSVLARVAAGCWPATAPAMQTLAGLGWIAAFGGFALLYGPRLLRLPPGKRL from the coding sequence ATGAGCACCACGGCAGAACGAATGCGCGCCTGGACCGGACCCGCAATTCTTGCCTTTGGTTTCCGCCCGTTCTTTCTGGGGGCCGGGGTCTGGGCGATCGGGATGATGGGGCTTTGGCTGGTCATGCTGTCCGGCGCAACGCCGCTGAGGACGGCCTTTGACCCGGTGTCCTGGCATGCCCACGAATTCCTGTTTGGATACCTGTCCGCCGTGGTCGCCGGGTTTCTGCTGACGGCGGTGCCGAACTGGACGGGACGGCTGCCGATCGTCGGCTGGCCGCTCGGCGGACTGTTCGCGCTGTGGGTCCTGGGGCGGGTCGCGGTCGGCATGTCGCTCGTGCTGCCGCCGTTCGTGGTCGCGGTCGCGGACCTCGCCATGCCGGCCGCCCTCGGGCTTGTGCTGGGGCGCGAGATCGTCGCGGGCAAGAACTGGCGCAACCTGGTCGTCCTGGCCCTGCTGTCCGTATTCGCCCTCGCCAACGGCCTGTTTCATTGGGAGGCCGCCCACGGGCGCTATGCCGCCCAGGGCTATGGCCTGCGCCTGGGCCTGGCGGCGGGGCTGATGATGATCGCCGTGATCGGCGGGCGCGTGGTGCCGTCCTTCACCCGCAACTGGCTGGTCCGACGCGCGCCGGGGCGCTTGCCGACGCCGCCGATGCAGACCTTCGACAAGGCGGCGCTGATCGTCCTGCTGGTGGCGCTGGGGTTGTGGGTGGCCGTGCCGCAAGCGGCGCTGACCGGGGCGGCGCTGGGCGTGGCCGGGATGGTGCACCTGATCCGTCTGGGCCGCTGGGCCGGGCACCGGACGCTCGATGAGCCATTGGTGACGGTGCTGCACGTGGGCTATGCGTTCCTGCCGCTGGGGGCCCTGGCGCTGTCTGTCGAGAGCCTCGTGCCGGGAACCTTCGGCGGGGCGGCGGCTCAGCATCTGTGGATGGCGGGCGCCATCGGGTTGATGACGCTGGCGGTGATGACGCGGGCGACGCTGGGGCACACCGGGCAGGCCCTGACGGCTGGCCCGGGCACGGTCGCGATTTACGCGGCGCTGGTCGTGTCGGTCCTGGCACGGGTTGCGGCCGGGTGCTGGCCCGCGACGGCGCCCGCGATGCAGACCCTGGCGGGGCTTGGTTGGATCGCGGCATTCGGCGGGTTCGCGCTGCTCTATGGCCCGCGTCTGCTGCGCCTGCCGCCGGGCAAGCGCCTGTGA
- a CDS encoding Rrf2 family transcriptional regulator, with the protein MRLTSFTDYGLRMLMRMASAPELSYSTAALAEEFGLSRNHLSKILQRLSHGGIVETRRGGGGGATLARHPQDIRLGAVVRLLEAGQPLVECFPAGTQTCTLDGHCRLKARLHAAEAVFLDDLDRSTLADIALPRLSAEAVT; encoded by the coding sequence GTGCGCCTGACATCGTTCACGGATTACGGGCTTCGCATGTTGATGCGGATGGCGAGCGCACCGGAGCTGTCCTATTCCACGGCGGCCCTGGCCGAGGAATTCGGCCTTTCGCGCAATCACCTCAGCAAGATCCTGCAACGCCTGTCCCACGGTGGCATCGTGGAAACCCGCCGGGGCGGTGGCGGCGGTGCGACACTGGCCAGGCACCCGCAAGACATTCGCCTGGGCGCGGTGGTGCGCCTGCTGGAAGCGGGGCAGCCCTTGGTCGAATGTTTCCCCGCCGGGACCCAGACCTGCACGCTCGACGGCCATTGCCGGCTGAAAGCGCGGTTGCACGCTGCGGAAGCGGTGTTTCTGGACGATCTGGACCGCTCGACTCTGGCGGATATTGCCCTTCCGCGCCTGAGCGCCGAGGCCGTGACCTGA